The genomic DNA TACACAGCCACTTGACAGAATAATACTTACCGAATATTTATTTAGTGCTTAGGGTATGTCAAGACCCGAAATTGGAACATTAGAGTTAAAGGACCAAGgtataactaattaatttttaaaattccaaaataaaaatgatttcataaataaaagcTAAAACAGTCTAACAATACAGTGGGTCGATGGTTGTCCTACACTGGCAACCAATATCCTGGTAAGATTTTAGAGGGGATGGAGGCTTGGCGATGGTGGAGGCTCGGAGGCTACCATAAATGATAATCCAAGTCACTGGTAATCTCACCGAGACAGTGGTTGGCGGCATGGCCTCACTACCATCGCTTTTCTGTTCTTCTTAGATTTCataaatttgaaacaaaacCATGGGTAATAATGACATTACGCAAAAATATTATTGCAATCCACAACCCATTTCCTAACTAGGATTAGCCTTAATAAGTATATCCAGTCTTATCCCAATCTTAATCCCCATCCTACTATCTATTTTATCTCATATCCCAGCGATCAAACATGGCCATATTGTCCAAGCGCAAAAATACATATCACTTTGGGTAAGATTTCTTTATTCCAAATATAGGATGTTAAGTGCTTGTCCTACATCTATAAATAATACATAAAAGTCATAGCGCATGATGTGAGAGCTTCTTTTAGGAACCCTTAGCTCTTTATGAAACGTTGTTACGTGCTTGAATAAATTCATTTGATAATCCTCAACTTCATGATTAATtgacttttcaattttagttcaacgaattttattatattttattgtgtccATATTCAACGTATTTTGATTATTCGTCcatattatttatatgtataattattgttttggaaattaaaagatttCTCGTTATTTTGAAAGAATTCTTTAATTTGAGTGATATTTTTCAAGTTCGATGTACTGACTACTCTATAAATACGAAGCAAAAATTCATCATCTAGCAtcgtttttttatttatgataatttttcaACACTCTAAATCTCCCATTTCTCATTGCACCAATGcatattatgatatatatttttctataacGAGAATTATTTGGAATGTTCTTGCAAAGCATCGTAATACACAATGAATTCCCTATAAAAGCATGAGATAAGTCCTCTAACCACACGGGCTAATCCTTGTGTCCATATTACGGAATCATTGACTCTCTGCACATATGATATCGCATATAATCATATGGctatattgcatattaattaataatatttagttctttttacattttattgattatatCTATTTGATAAACACGatatttttaacaaataatttctttatatctatatctactTATACGTcattatatatgttaattattaaatttttattagaaacGCTTTGATATCCGAAAATTCAATGAATGTCTTTCTTaatctaaaaaatttcaacaaataaaaaaCCATCGTTAATTCCAAACTCTCTAACACGGTCAGGCCAAAAATTCTCTCCGTCTGACACGCGTGTCACCGGCCCGCCCTCGAATAATCTCCTTATTCCTACTCGCACGCCACAAAAATCTCTCCCTCttctttatcttttcttttactttcggcggaaaaaaaaaaaggtgagagagagagcaaaggCCGAGGAGCatttctcattctctctcccTGTCTGTCTCTCCGAGAAGGACACAAATCATCAATCCGCCAccacacccatcactctcactcctcccccccccctccATTCCCTGGAGATCCTCCGGAagctcagctcagctcagctcCGCTCCTTCAAGATCCCGACAGCTCGATAAGGCGAGAGACCCCACGGTCTCCACCGCCCAATGGAGGAGAAGCTGATTCAAAGGCTAGAGGCGGCGGTCGCCCGCCTCGAGGCCGTTTCCGCCACCAGGGGCCTGCCCTCCGATGACCTGGATGCCGGGTCCTCGGATCCCTCCATCCTGGCGTTCGACGATCTGATTGCTCAGTGCGTGGGAAAGGTTTCCAGCGCCGCGGAGAACATCGGCGGCCAGGTCCTGGACGCGACGAAGATCCTCCGCGAGGCTTTCTCCGCTCAGCGGGAGCTCCTCATCAAAATCAAGCAGACGCAGGTGATTTGGGGCTTGGCTTTCTTCTGTATATTTGTCTTTTGTGTCTTCCTTATATGGAAAACATTCCGTTTGTCGTACATTGTTTCAGACCCAAGTTGATGGAACCGTACAACTGTCTGTCTTCCCATGGATTTCGATTTTGATCAATATGTCTGTTCTTGAATGTTCTATAGATTTGGTCTTCGTTCTTTCTATTAGCATATGATTGTTATGGTGTGTGATGATCCAAAAATGGAGGTGTTAATCAATGGACCGGCTGACCTTTGCTGAGGAATGCTTCAGTTTGATTGTATTGTGTGGTTGACCTGTGAGGTGATTGGGAGCTCAGCTTATGGCTTCTCTGTTTTAAATTCGTTAGCAGGTTCTTCTTCTGTTTGCCTGTTGAGCTTAAGTTTGCATCGAGCTTTATGAATTCTGCATCATATGCTCGTGGTGGGCTTCTTTGATCTTGTAAGCTGTACTGACATGGTGTTATTAAGAAGTAAGATCGTTTTTTAGCACTTAATACTGTACTGGGGTGTGTTTGGGATGATTAGGAAGCTTATATTCATTCTATTATTAATAAGTAACATCAAAAGTCGCAAGTTTTCAAGCTGCTATTATCGCCGAATCAATTCACTAATGATTTTGGTTGTGTTTTTCTTCTGCAGAAACCTGACCTTGAGGGATTGGGTCAGTTTCTTATGCCACTGAATGAAGTGATAATGCAAGCAAGTGCATTGACAGAGGGCAGGCGATCCGACTTTTTTAACCACTTGAAAGCTGTGGCAGACAGTCTCACAGCCTTGGCATGGATTGCATACACTGGCAAGGATTGTGGTAGGTGATGTGCGTCTTTGCGTTCAACAGCCTGATGAGATCACTTGTAATGATGCCTGAAATTTGTCGTTGCCTTTTTTCCTTCCGAAGGTATGAGCATGCCTATCGCCCATGTCGAAGAAAGTTGGCAGATGGCCGAATTTTACAACAACAAGGTATTTTGCTGCCCATATCTGCAGTTTTTTGAAGGAAATAAGATGGGAACAAGGTACAGGAATAGAATAATTAGTCTTTCAAGTATTTTGGAATTTGTCGTCTTACTTCCTCTTGGAGATTTCTCTGCTTTACCATCTTAGAATACAATCTTGTGTGATGCTGTGAATTACAGAAATGGAATAAGAAAATGGAAGTTCATAACAATATGTGCTGTGAAAGTGTGCATGTAGGTGACCTTATTCAGTTCTACCGTCGTGCACCATGTAGTAAAGAACATCTCGTGAGCATTGCTGGTGAATTAGCTTGGACCGAGTTTTCCATACCTTTTAATGTGATCCCTTGTCTGTGTAGATTTTAACCATTACAAGAGCATGAAGTTTAAATATATGCATACTCAAATTGTTATTTTACCTTGCAGGTATTGGTGGAATACAGAAACAAAGAGTCGAATCATGTTGAATGGGCCAAGGCTCTAAAGGAACTCTATTTACCTGGTTTGAGGGACTATGTGAAGAGCTTTTACCCTCTGGGTCCTGTATGGAGTGCTACCGGGAAACCAGCTACCTCTGCACCTGCAAAAGCTTTACCAAAAGCACCAGCGCCAGGTGCACCTGCCCCTCCACCTCCACCACCAGCTTCACTCTTCAGTTCTGAATCTTCTCCCTCTTCATCATCTCGTCCCAAGGAAGGGATGGCTGCTGTTTTCCAGGAAATTAACTCTGGGAAGCCTGTGACAACTGGTAATTTTCTGCCTCTTTGTATGTCTTTCTTCGTATGTATGGCTATGAGACGATTGTGGTTTAACATTCTTGCTACTTAGGTTTGAGGAAGGTGACAGATGATATGAAGACAAAGAATCGAACAGATAGAACTGGGGTTGTTGGTGTGAGTGAAAAGGGAGGTCGAACTAGTTCACCAGCTTTTTCAAAGGCTGGGCCCCCCAAATTAGAGCTGCAGACAGGTCGCAAGTAAGTAGCCCTTTAGTTCATGGTAGCTCCGGCGATTGGGTGACTAgtaaatttattgaatttctTATTAGGTGGGTTGTTGAAAATCACATTGGAAGAAAGGATTTGGTTATTGATGATTGTGATGCAAAGCAGTCGGTCTACATATTTGGATGCAAGGATTCAGTCCTGCAGATTAAGGGTATATATAAACTCTTCCAGTCTCTGTCTTCTGGGAAAATAGTGCTTCCTCTTTATAAAATACCATCTGATCCACTGATAATATCATGTGCTGCTTGTAGGAAAAGTTAACAACATAACAGTTGACAAATGCACCAAGACAGGGGTTGTCTTTGCGGTCAGTATGAGTCCAGAAATTTGTTTCTCTTCTAATGTAAAGTAACTGATGACAAGTGCTGTAGGCTCCATCTCTTATGCCTTTGATATTTGAAACACAGGAGGTTGTTGCTGCTTTTGAGATCGTGAACTGCAATCGTGTCGAGGTGCAATGCCAGGTAGAAATCTACAAATGAATTTGGCCACCTAAACAGCTATCAGATATCTTCAGTTCTTATATCTCATTTGCACCAGATGGTACATTGAACTTCCCGAATAGTTTAGAGGCGTTAAGGATTATGTGTTGATTGAGTACCATCTTCTGGCAATTGCAGGGTTCAGCTCCTACAATATCAGTGGATAACACATCTGGCTGTCAACTGTATTTGAGCAAAGATTCACTGGATTCATCAATAACGACAGCCAAATCAAGTGAGATCAATGTTTTGGTACCCGGTGCTGAACCTGATGGTGACTTGGTATGTTGCTTATTCTATAACTTTGTGGTCAAGTTTGCAAATCTATAAGACTTTTTCCAGCTTCTTGGAGAGTTCTTGAACTTTACGTCAAGCCTGCTACTTTTACTAACAGCTGCGTCAATTTGGGAAGTTTTTCTAATGTTTGAATATACATGTGGATACTATCGGCCATCTGAAACATACAACAGAATCTCTGATTGCGTAAAAATTCCTACGCATTGCAGGTAGAGCATGCTTTGCCACAGCAGTATGTCCACACATTTAAAGATGGACACTTCACGACGTCTCCAGTTTCCCACTCCGGTGGTTAAATGAAGCTGCTGTCGATTACTTTCACGTGCTGTCCTAGAATATCGACCGATTCCATTGGTTCTGGAGTATGATGGTGGATCctgtttctttattttttgggcataatttattttcagatGAAATTTTGTGGCTGCTTCATGATGTTACGCCACTTCCAGTTTCGAAGTATGTCTTCATTTGTTTGTAGAGCTTATCCTACCTTGGCTTGAGTCTTCTGAACTGTATCGGTTGTTTCATATTTACAACAATGTTGTGCCGACACTATATTGTAATCTTTCATTTTGTTGATCGAACGATTGAATGAGATGAGGGTTTTATTAAATCTATGCAAGTTTTCCAAGTTGCATTTGATCAGATGGATCAAGAGTACCATAGCAAGTTTAACAATCTACTGATAATTTGCTTACAGtccttttccatttcttcTTACCAGATATTGCCTGTAATTCTTCATCAGTCATCACAGACGAGTAAAGTATGGCTTCGGCATGGACAATCTGATGAGCCTATTTTTTCCAGATACTGAAGTCGCAAGAATAATCAAGTGGAGCCATTGGATCATTCCAATCAGGTTCAAGGACTGCTCAACTTGTCGGATCCAGCTACATAAATCTTAAGAGTCGATCGAACATACTGCCGGTCGTAATCAAGCCATGGCAGTGATATTCGCTTGGAGATTCGTTTATAGTCAGGAATCCCTGTGGGCTTGTGTCCTCACGAGTAAATATTTTGATAGAAACCTCAATCCGACGAATCCTAGTTGTCACTTTGAGTCTTGGAGAGTCTTGTTTGCTTGGCAGGTAGCTGGACCATGGTCCGTGATGGGCGCTCCACTTCCTTCTGGTACGACGATTGGACTGGGAACTGACCCTTGAGATCGATCATCTCGGGTCCCCTCCCGGCTGAGGAAGAAAATCGTCCTGTCCACCACAGTCTATCCTCGAGTGGTTGGGATTTCTCGAACATCCCTTATCAGCTCCCTACTCTCATCATAGATACAATCTCTAGCCAAGCTATTCCTAGCACAACGTCTGGGGAGGATTATGTGGTCTGAAAATTCTCTCAAGATGGTGACTTCGACATGGCCCTGGCTTACGAAATTGCCCGTGGCCGCGATCCAATTCGAAATAGGACGGAGATTGGAGATGGATATGGCGTGCTAAGTGCCCTCCTAGAATCCAAACATTCCTATGGTTGTGTTCTCACAATCGTATTCCTTGTGTGGAAACCCTCGCGAAAAGGGGAATTGGTCTCAATCCTGTGTGCAGTCATTGTTCCGTGAATGTTGGATCAACTGGCCATATTCTTAGAGATTGCCCAGCCGCCCAATCTTTCTGGTCCTGTCTCGGCTATCCTCCAACCAAGGCCAGTACCTTCTCCCTCCCTTTGGTATCTTGGCTTCGTTCTAATTGCCAAGCAACCGAATCCCACTCCTTATCCATCCGATGGGCAATCATTTTTCCACATGCCTTATGAAGTCTTTGGTTTGATAGGAATCACGGAGTCGTTAGGAGTAAACCTCTCGATGGTAATCTCCCTTTGTTAAACTGTAGTAGGGCTGCGGAGTTCTTCGCAGCGGTAAAAAAGTTGTAGTGAGGTCATGGTCAAATGGGTTCCACCAGTCCAGGCCGGTTCAAGCTTAATACCGATGGCTTGGCGCTAGGTAATCCTGGTAAGGCAGGAGGCGGTGGCATCGTCCGAGACGAGAATGGACAGTGGCGGGCAGGCTTCACACGTAGAATTGGTATAGCACCCAGTATTGTGGCCAAGCTATGGGCATTAACGACATGGACTCTAGCTCGCTCTCAGTCTTGGTATCACCCACCTTGAGGTGGAATTAGATGCCAAGGTCGTATATGATCTTGTATGGGGTGATAGTTGTAGTAATTCATTACTACGTACTCTTGTGATTGATTGCAGGACCCTCAGCAGTACATTCCAGGGTATTCGTGCTGCGCAGATCTTCCGCGAGGGGAACTTCAGCGCCGATGCACTAGCTCGGAGGCGTGTCTATTTACGAgagcattttgttgttttctttgagCGCTCGCCGGATATGTATTTCTTATCATATGGAGACTTTATCAGTATATGCCATCCTAGATTGGTCACCAATAGGGGAGAATCGAATTCATGATGTATGGTGAACCTtagtttgataaattaatatcatgcgaaatctaataaaaaatcataGAGTCGAGGACGGCACAAACAAACCGACTCAAATCAATCACTTAAATGTACTGTTCGAGCAAAACTAACTTGAACTTAATTAGTTAGGTCGTGTTTGGTAACGGAGTAAAGTACGATTATGCTTAACTCCACGGGACGAAAACAAAAGTACTtggagaaatttattattaaaaaattggttGTAATTGtagttaagaaaaatatgtaagagaattaattattaaaatgaataagaggataaaaaagtaatgattatattgttgaattgagaaaaaaatgaatagttaaaagaatttaatattaaaaaattaattataacaattgttgagaaaaagtacgtgagaaaatttatttttaaattgaaaaaaatgtagaaatttaatgattgtattattgaattaatgaaaaaataaagtggAGTTAAACGAAGTAGAGTGTGATTTAGTAAACAAACAAAGCACAAGATAAATTTACTGTTCGAACAAAACTAACTCGAACTTAATTAgttaggttgcgtttggtcaCAGAGTAGAGTATGATTATACTTAACTTCACGGGATGAAGATacaagtaattgaaaaaatttatcttaaaaaaattagttgtaattatagttaagaaaacatacgtgagagaatttattatttaattgtataagaacataaaaaaatgactatgttgttgaattgagggaaaaataatgaataatttggagaattttttaatattaaaatattaattgtaataataattaaaaaaagtacgtgagagaatttattatttaattgaaaaaacgataaaaatataatgattgtgttattgatttGATGGAAAAGTAAAGTGAAGTTAAATGGAATAGAGTGTGATTTTGTAAAGAAACAAAGTTTATAGCATGGATAAGTCCAAGTGCGGTGGACAAAGTCAAATTGGATTTTACTTCCCTCCATAATAAAACACCACGTTAATaacctttctttttattattaactaaCTATATTTATTCCTATAGCTCATTTGGTAATTCACTGCCACTATTTACAAacgcgcgcacacacacagatatatatatatatatatatatatatatgtgcatttcTTCTTGGTTGAGACACTGGAAGTGCAAATCATTCTAAGCATTTCTTTGATCGATCAATCCATCCATTATGGCTTCCCTTCCACAGACCTCAGCCCCAATgtctcttctcctcctcttaGCTTTTGCCCTGCTTCTTCACTCCGCAAGTAAGCTTTGTAGCTCTTTTACTTAAAAGAAAGTCGGGTTTTCTtttcgagaaaattttatacaGTCTTATTTCCCAAAAATGTGTTGAGAAAAACATCAATTATATGTTGCTGTGATTAATTTGTGATTTTGGCAGTAATTTGGGTAATTAATACCCATTCATCATTAGTTGGAGTTTTATTCATGCCAAGTGGCGAGCTCCAATAATTTCTCTCCTGTTTTAATTCCCTTCTAATATTGTTGGTGGACACTTTCATGATTACCTATTAATCTGTCCGATATAATCGCGCATGATTACCTATTGTTGCACGGCACCGATTCAACAGTCACCAAGGCAGCTTCGGAACCAAATGGTAGTTGGTGCATCGCGAAGACTGGAGCTGAAGTCCCAAAGCTCCAGGCAGCCCTTGACTATGCCTGTGGTCATGGCGCGGACTGCGCCTCAATCCAACCAGGAGCCCCTTGCTTTGAGCCCAACACAATCGCTGCTCATGCATCGTATGCCATGAACTGGCTCTTCCAGCACTCTGAGAAGACACCTACTGATTGCGACTTTGGCGGCGCGGCCATGCAAACTTCCACCGATCCAAGTAAAACTTCTTTTACAAAGGCCCGCTTTTATTTGAAAACCTTTTCCGAATAATTAGCCATTTTTAAAATCTATCAATACTAAAAAAATACTCACTCTTGTAGAAATGTTTTAAGTGTAGTATATACTCTCTTTCTTTATATCTAAACTCATGAATCTTCTTTTAACTGAAGAGTATTATTTCACAAATTTCTCTTGTTTTCAGGTCATGATAGCTGCGTATATCCTGGTAAATAGCAATTGAGAGAGActtaaagagagaaagagaagaaaagctTCAGTTTGATGTGATGTGGGAAAATAAGGGGAAGAAAAAATCCGAAAAGGAGGATTATCAGAGAGAATTACTGTGTTTAGTGCCGCTTAATAAATTGATCTTCATTTTAAAcgcttttttttcctttatctaATATATGGGTTTGAGAGATTAAGCTAGCCTTGTCTCATTTATCCATTAATCGTATTGCGAAGGGTTACGCATTGTAGAAGCAAGAATCCAATTTCGAATATACCGCATTTCGTTCTCGCAGCTCATCTCCTGACCCATCTGATTGATTCACTAaccttatctctctctctcgctatatatatatatatatatatatatatataaatcagaAAGGGtctttttccttcatttcCATTTAACCTTCTCGTCTGCATAGATAATATAtttgcatataaataaatatgtaagtCTGTGTATGTTGGTTGAGACTTTTGATATCATTCGAAACATCCATTCATCGATCGATCCACTAATGGCATCATTTCCACAGACATTAGCTTTCACT from Punica granatum isolate Tunisia-2019 chromosome 2, ASM765513v2, whole genome shotgun sequence includes the following:
- the LOC116196894 gene encoding cyclase-associated protein 1 isoform X1, which gives rise to MEEKLIQRLEAAVARLEAVSATRGLPSDDLDAGSSDPSILAFDDLIAQCVGKVSSAAENIGGQVLDATKILREAFSAQRELLIKIKQTQKPDLEGLGQFLMPLNEVIMQASALTEGRRSDFFNHLKAVADSLTALAWIAYTGKDCGMSMPIAHVEESWQMAEFYNNKVLVEYRNKESNHVEWAKALKELYLPGLRDYVKSFYPLGPVWSATGKPATSAPAKALPKAPAPGAPAPPPPPPASLFSSESSPSSSSRPKEGMAAVFQEINSGKPVTTGLRKVTDDMKTKNRTDRTGVVGVSEKGGRTSSPAFSKAGPPKLELQTGRKWVVENHIGRKDLVIDDCDAKQSVYIFGCKDSVLQIKGKVNNITVDKCTKTGVVFAEVVAAFEIVNCNRVEVQCQGSAPTISVDNTSGCQLYLSKDSLDSSITTAKSSEINVLVPGAEPDGDLVEHALPQQYVHTFKDGHFTTSPVSHSGG
- the LOC116196894 gene encoding cyclase-associated protein 1 isoform X2, with translation MLVVGFFDLKPDLEGLGQFLMPLNEVIMQASALTEGRRSDFFNHLKAVADSLTALAWIAYTGKDCGMSMPIAHVEESWQMAEFYNNKVLVEYRNKESNHVEWAKALKELYLPGLRDYVKSFYPLGPVWSATGKPATSAPAKALPKAPAPGAPAPPPPPPASLFSSESSPSSSSRPKEGMAAVFQEINSGKPVTTGLRKVTDDMKTKNRTDRTGVVGVSEKGGRTSSPAFSKAGPPKLELQTGRKWVVENHIGRKDLVIDDCDAKQSVYIFGCKDSVLQIKGKVNNITVDKCTKTGVVFAEVVAAFEIVNCNRVEVQCQGSAPTISVDNTSGCQLYLSKDSLDSSITTAKSSEINVLVPGAEPDGDLVEHALPQQYVHTFKDGHFTTSPVSHSGG
- the LOC116197382 gene encoding glucan endo-1,3-beta-glucosidase 7-like — protein: MASLPQTSAPMSLLLLLAFALLLHSAITKAASEPNGSWCIAKTGAEVPKLQAALDYACGHGADCASIQPGAPCFEPNTIAAHASYAMNWLFQHSEKTPTDCDFGGAAMQTSTDPSHDSCVYPGK